The Streptomyces cynarae genome contains a region encoding:
- the efeU gene encoding iron uptake transporter permease EfeU — protein MFSNYLIGLREGLEASLVVCILIAYLVKTGRRDALKPIWTGIGIAVAIALGFGCVLEFGSQELTFQAQEALGGSLSILAVGLVTWMVFWMRRTARHLRSELHGKLDAALAMGTGALVATAFLAVGREGLETALFVWASVHAASDGTPRPLVGVALGLATAVFLGWLFYRGALKINLAKFFTWTGGMLVVVAAGVLAYGFHDLQEAGWVPGLTSLAFDISGTVPPDSWYGTLLKGVFNFQPDPTVLQVTVWLLYLIPTLALFLSPVGFASGKGKVKVTDEQGSRGSQPSNAS, from the coding sequence GTGTTCTCCAACTATCTGATCGGCCTGCGCGAGGGGCTGGAGGCCAGCCTCGTCGTCTGCATCCTGATCGCCTACCTGGTCAAGACCGGCCGCCGCGACGCCCTGAAGCCGATCTGGACCGGCATCGGCATCGCGGTCGCCATCGCGCTCGGCTTCGGCTGCGTCCTCGAGTTCGGCTCCCAGGAGCTGACGTTCCAGGCGCAGGAGGCGCTCGGCGGCTCCCTGTCGATCCTCGCCGTCGGCCTGGTGACATGGATGGTCTTCTGGATGCGGCGCACCGCCCGGCATCTGAGGTCCGAACTGCACGGCAAGCTGGACGCGGCCCTGGCGATGGGCACGGGCGCGCTGGTCGCCACCGCTTTCCTCGCCGTGGGCCGCGAGGGGCTGGAGACCGCCCTGTTCGTGTGGGCGTCGGTGCACGCGGCGAGCGACGGCACCCCCCGCCCGCTCGTCGGCGTCGCCCTGGGCCTCGCCACGGCCGTCTTCCTGGGCTGGCTGTTCTACCGCGGCGCCCTGAAGATCAACCTGGCGAAGTTCTTCACCTGGACCGGCGGCATGCTGGTCGTCGTCGCCGCGGGCGTGCTCGCCTACGGCTTCCACGACCTGCAGGAGGCCGGCTGGGTCCCGGGCCTGACGAGCCTCGCCTTCGACATCAGCGGCACCGTTCCGCCGGACAGCTGGTACGGCACGCTGCTGAAGGGCGTGTTCAACTTCCAGCCCGATCCGACGGTCCTTCAGGTCACGGTGTGGCTGCTCTACTTGATCCCGACGCTCGCGCTTTTCCTGTCCCCGGTAGGGTTCGCCTCCGGAAAGGGGAAGGTGAAGGTCACTGATGAGCAGGGATCGCGGGGATCGCAGCCCTCGAACGCTTCGTAG
- a CDS encoding bifunctional DNA primase/polymerase — MSADFGRRTSVQGRISQWLRGRRPARLKEDAGDGGREAMLLAAAAAGLPLAPAAHPVGYRCSCDRVGCPTPARHPVSFAWQTQSTTDRGQVERWARHQPQANFITATGMVHDVLDVPREAGEKALDRLLASGVEVGPVATTGDGRMLFFTLTRGTPEDEDEWWPCELDCHPETMDEHPGLRWHCRGSYVLVPPAQLPGELTVEWVRGPEHALPDPLSLLEVLTDACARYAGEESELAGWPHRG, encoded by the coding sequence ATGAGCGCAGACTTCGGCCGCCGCACGAGCGTGCAGGGCAGGATCTCCCAGTGGCTGCGCGGACGACGTCCCGCCCGTCTCAAGGAGGACGCCGGCGACGGCGGCCGTGAGGCGATGCTGCTGGCTGCCGCCGCCGCGGGGCTGCCGCTCGCGCCCGCCGCCCACCCCGTCGGCTACCGCTGTTCCTGTGACCGCGTCGGCTGTCCCACGCCTGCCCGACACCCGGTCTCCTTCGCCTGGCAGACGCAGTCCACCACGGACCGCGGGCAGGTCGAGCGATGGGCCCGGCACCAGCCGCAGGCCAACTTCATCACCGCCACCGGGATGGTGCACGACGTGCTCGACGTCCCGCGCGAGGCCGGCGAGAAGGCCCTGGACCGGCTGCTCGCGTCCGGTGTCGAGGTGGGTCCGGTCGCCACGACCGGGGACGGCCGCATGCTGTTCTTCACGCTGACCCGCGGCACGCCCGAGGACGAGGACGAGTGGTGGCCGTGCGAACTGGACTGCCACCCCGAGACGATGGACGAGCACCCGGGACTGCGGTGGCACTGCCGGGGGTCGTATGTGCTGGTGCCTCCGGCGCAGTTGCCGGGGGAGCTGACCGTGGAGTGGGTGCGGGGGCCCGAGCACGCGCTGCCGGATCCGCTGAGCCTGCTCGAGGTGCTCACCGATGCGTGCGCGCGGTACGCGGGCGAGGAGAGCGAGTTGGCGGGCTGGCCCCACCGGGGCTGA
- a CDS encoding small ribosomal subunit Rsm22 family protein, with the protein MNAPDSSADALRAALSRLLDGLPSRQAAQAVDRLIANYRGRTPTDAPVLRDRSDVVAYAAYRMPATFEAVSAALGAFADAVPGWVPASHVDVGGGTGAATWAVSATWGGERPVTVLDWAEPALALGREIAAEHPALKAAEWRRSRIGSALSIESTDLVTVSYVLGELTEADRAAVVDAAATAAQAVVIVEPGTPDGYARVIEARDRLIRAGFHVAAPCPHSAACPIVPGEDWCHFSARVSRSSLHRQVKGGSLAYEDEKFSYVAAARFPVRPAASRVVRRPQIRKGQVLLDLCGPDESLHRDTVTKRHGPLYRAARDADWGDAWPAPRDDAHGRTG; encoded by the coding sequence GTGAACGCCCCCGACTCCTCAGCCGACGCCCTCCGTGCCGCCCTCTCGCGGCTGCTCGACGGGCTTCCGTCCCGGCAGGCCGCGCAGGCCGTGGACCGGCTGATCGCCAACTACCGGGGGCGGACCCCGACCGACGCGCCCGTGCTGCGCGACCGCTCCGACGTCGTCGCCTACGCCGCCTACCGCATGCCCGCCACCTTCGAGGCGGTGTCCGCGGCGCTCGGCGCCTTCGCGGACGCCGTCCCCGGCTGGGTGCCCGCGAGCCATGTGGACGTCGGCGGCGGCACCGGCGCCGCGACCTGGGCCGTGAGCGCCACATGGGGCGGCGAGCGCCCGGTGACCGTGCTCGACTGGGCCGAGCCCGCGCTGGCACTCGGCCGGGAGATCGCCGCCGAACACCCGGCGCTCAAGGCCGCCGAGTGGCGCCGCTCTCGTATCGGATCGGCGCTCAGCATAGAGAGCACTGATCTCGTCACGGTCTCGTACGTCCTCGGCGAGCTGACCGAAGCCGACCGCGCCGCCGTCGTCGACGCCGCGGCCACCGCCGCCCAGGCCGTCGTCATCGTCGAGCCCGGCACCCCCGACGGCTACGCCCGCGTGATCGAGGCGCGCGACCGCCTGATCCGCGCCGGCTTCCATGTCGCCGCCCCCTGCCCGCACAGCGCCGCCTGCCCCATCGTCCCCGGCGAGGACTGGTGCCACTTCTCGGCCCGCGTCAGCCGTTCCTCACTGCACCGCCAGGTCAAGGGCGGCTCGCTGGCGTACGAGGACGAGAAGTTCAGCTATGTCGCCGCGGCCCGTTTCCCGGTGCGCCCCGCCGCCTCCCGAGTGGTCCGGCGCCCCCAGATCCGCAAGGGCCAGGTGCTCCTCGACCTGTGCGGCCCGGACGAGTCCCTGCACCGCGACACGGTCACCAAGCGCCACGGTCCTCTCTACAGGGCCGCCCGCGACGCGGATTGGGGCGACGCCTGGCCCGCACCCCGCGACGATGCACACGGACGGACCGGATGA
- a CDS encoding epoxide hydrolase family protein, whose product MSITPGTAEIRPFTFEFPEAELEDLRARIKAARWPEKETVADQSQGTQLETMKELARYWASEYDWRKTEAKLKALPHFITEIDGLDIHFIHVRSKHEDALPLIVTHGWPGSIIEQLKMIEPLTDPTAHGGSASDAFHVVIPSMPGYGFSGKPTSTGWGPERIARAWGELMKRLGYTRYAAQGGDWGAIITDFMGVQEPEGLIGIHTNMAGVIPPAIDAALIAGNPLPAGLSLSDEEKAAVEQLDFVYRHVYFAYLMGSRPQSLTGLADSPVGLASFMLDHDAASLAMISRAFAGQTEGLTRDDVLDNLTLFWLTNTAISAARLYAENKTSFFGVKGVLLPVAVSVFPDEMYQAPKSWAEQAYPNLVHYNRLPKGGHFAAWEQPKLLVEEIRAGLRTLRQMI is encoded by the coding sequence ATGTCCATCACTCCCGGCACTGCGGAGATCCGGCCGTTCACGTTCGAGTTCCCCGAGGCGGAACTCGAGGATCTGCGTGCGCGCATCAAGGCGGCGCGGTGGCCCGAGAAGGAGACCGTCGCGGACCAGTCGCAGGGCACGCAGCTGGAGACGATGAAGGAGCTCGCACGGTACTGGGCGTCGGAGTACGACTGGCGCAAGACCGAGGCGAAGCTGAAGGCCCTGCCGCACTTCATCACCGAGATCGACGGTCTGGACATCCACTTCATCCACGTCCGGTCGAAGCATGAGGATGCTCTGCCGCTGATCGTCACCCACGGGTGGCCGGGCTCGATCATCGAGCAGCTGAAGATGATCGAGCCGCTGACCGACCCCACCGCCCACGGCGGGAGCGCCTCGGACGCCTTCCACGTGGTCATCCCGTCGATGCCCGGCTACGGCTTCTCGGGCAAGCCGACGTCGACCGGCTGGGGTCCCGAGCGCATCGCACGCGCCTGGGGCGAGCTGATGAAGCGCCTCGGCTACACCAGGTATGCCGCCCAGGGCGGCGACTGGGGTGCGATCATCACCGACTTCATGGGCGTCCAGGAGCCCGAGGGCTTGATCGGCATCCACACCAACATGGCCGGCGTGATCCCGCCCGCCATCGACGCCGCGCTCATCGCGGGCAACCCGTTGCCCGCGGGCCTGTCGCTCTCCGACGAGGAGAAGGCGGCGGTCGAGCAGCTGGACTTCGTGTACCGGCACGTCTACTTCGCCTACCTGATGGGGTCGCGTCCGCAGTCGCTGACCGGGCTGGCGGACTCCCCGGTCGGTCTGGCGTCCTTCATGCTCGACCATGACGCGGCCAGCCTGGCCATGATCTCCCGGGCTTTCGCCGGACAGACCGAAGGCCTCACCCGGGACGACGTCCTCGACAACCTCACGCTCTTCTGGCTGACCAACACGGCGATCTCCGCTGCTCGGCTCTACGCGGAGAACAAGACCTCGTTCTTCGGAGTCAAGGGAGTCCTTCTCCCCGTCGCCGTGAGCGTCTTCCCCGACGAGATGTACCAGGCCCCGAAGAGCTGGGCGGAGCAGGCCTACCCGAACCTGGTCCACTACAACAGGCTCCCCAAGGGCGGCCACTTCGCGGCCTGGGAGCAGCCGAAGCTGCTCGTGGAGGAGATTCGTGCGGGCCTCCGGACGCTCCGCCAGATGATCTGA
- a CDS encoding serine hydrolase domain-containing protein, which yields MSAPRLRVDTPEKAGLDAEQLRLLVREVHAAVEGERPWAAGAVVVAGRGPVVAVEEAVGWAVRYAAYDEQADRGVELPPQERVPMTVDTPFDLASLTKLFTAVAAVQQLERGTLGIDARVGAYLPEFRAVAHAGITVRQLLTHTSGLRPELPLYDCASQEERLALLRAEAPVGEPGTSYCYSDLNPLLLQYVLERVTGRSLDVLFRDGITRPLGMAATGFGPCPHAAATEDQRRPWAKADRGMVRGSVHDENAWALGGVAGHAGLFSTGRDLAVFCRTLLAGGSYGTARILGPDFVELMLTPPGLGFAVDQPWFMGELAGRGAAGHTGFTGTSLVLDPATDTFLVLLANTVHPRRRAPDNGPRARAGDRLARAVRGVSGDPGSDGRSVK from the coding sequence CTGAGCGCACCGAGACTGCGTGTCGACACCCCGGAGAAGGCCGGGCTCGACGCGGAGCAACTGCGTCTTCTCGTACGCGAGGTCCACGCCGCCGTCGAAGGGGAGCGCCCCTGGGCGGCCGGCGCCGTGGTGGTCGCCGGGCGCGGACCGGTGGTCGCCGTGGAGGAGGCGGTGGGCTGGGCGGTCCGCTACGCCGCCTACGACGAGCAGGCCGACCGGGGTGTGGAGCTGCCGCCGCAGGAGCGGGTGCCGATGACCGTGGACACGCCCTTCGACCTGGCTTCCCTGACCAAGCTGTTCACGGCGGTCGCCGCGGTGCAGCAACTGGAGCGGGGCACGCTCGGCATCGATGCGCGCGTGGGGGCGTACCTGCCGGAGTTCCGGGCGGTGGCGCACGCGGGGATCACCGTACGGCAGTTGCTCACCCACACCTCCGGGCTGCGGCCAGAACTGCCGCTGTACGACTGCGCGTCGCAGGAGGAGCGGCTCGCGCTGCTGCGGGCGGAGGCGCCGGTGGGCGAGCCCGGCACGTCGTACTGCTACTCGGACCTGAACCCGCTGCTACTGCAGTACGTTCTGGAGCGCGTCACCGGCCGCAGCCTCGACGTGCTCTTCCGCGACGGGATCACCCGGCCGCTGGGGATGGCCGCGACGGGCTTCGGCCCGTGCCCCCACGCGGCGGCGACGGAGGACCAGCGGCGACCGTGGGCCAAGGCGGACAGGGGGATGGTGCGGGGCAGCGTCCACGACGAGAACGCGTGGGCGCTCGGCGGGGTGGCCGGGCACGCGGGCCTCTTTTCGACGGGGCGGGACCTGGCGGTGTTCTGCCGCACACTGCTGGCCGGCGGCTCGTACGGGACGGCGCGCATCCTGGGTCCCGACTTCGTCGAGCTGATGCTGACCCCGCCGGGGCTGGGCTTCGCGGTGGACCAGCCGTGGTTCATGGGGGAGCTGGCGGGTCGGGGGGCGGCGGGCCACACCGGCTTCACGGGCACCTCACTGGTGCTGGACCCGGCGACGGACACGTTCCTGGTGCTGCTGGCGAACACCGTGCATCCGCGCCGCCGGGCGCCGGACAACGGGCCTCGGGCACGGGCGGGGGATCGGCTGGCTCGGGCGGTACGGGGAGTGAGCGGTGATCCCGGGAGCGACGGGCGCTCTGTCAAGTGA
- a CDS encoding multidrug effflux MFS transporter → MLERGRTTHDRKQPESRITEPETAPSGAPSHARGAGRRRTGLLVTFLLGALTATPPLAMDMYLPSLPEVTRSLHAPAATVQLTLTGCLAGMALGQLLVGPMSDKWGRRRPLLTGLVVYVLATALCALAPSVEALVAFRLVQGLAGAAGIVIARAVVRDLYDGVAMARFFSTLMLISGVAPIVAPLIGGQILRVTDWRGVFVVLTLVGIALTALVWVRLPETLEPAGRHGGGGVGAALRSMGTLLADRVFTGYTIAGGFAFAALFAYVSASPFVIQEIYGASPQTFSLLFGLNSVGLVVAGQVNGKILVGRVSLDKVLAVGLTVVTLAATALLLMATGALGEVGLAPVAAALFVLMSAMGITLPNTQALALMRTRHHAGSASALLGTTSFLIGAVASPLVGVAGEDTAVPMAVVQLAAALVAVACFVALCRPWTARAGAEGGGTPSSSAAENVGEEN, encoded by the coding sequence ATGCTCGAGCGTGGACGTACCACGCACGACAGGAAGCAGCCGGAAAGCCGCATAACCGAGCCGGAGACGGCACCGTCCGGCGCCCCATCGCACGCCCGGGGCGCCGGCCGGCGCCGTACCGGCCTGCTGGTCACCTTCCTCCTCGGCGCCCTCACCGCCACGCCCCCGCTCGCCATGGACATGTACCTCCCGTCCCTGCCGGAGGTCACCAGGTCCCTGCACGCGCCCGCCGCGACCGTGCAGCTCACCCTCACCGGCTGCCTCGCCGGCATGGCGCTCGGCCAGCTGCTGGTCGGCCCGATGAGTGACAAGTGGGGGCGCCGCCGCCCGCTGCTCACGGGCCTCGTCGTCTACGTCCTCGCCACCGCGCTGTGCGCCCTCGCCCCCTCGGTGGAGGCGCTGGTCGCCTTCCGCCTGGTGCAGGGGCTCGCGGGCGCGGCCGGGATCGTGATCGCCCGGGCAGTCGTCCGCGACCTGTACGACGGCGTCGCCATGGCCCGGTTCTTCTCCACGCTTATGCTGATCTCCGGGGTGGCGCCGATCGTCGCGCCGCTGATCGGCGGCCAGATCCTGCGCGTCACGGACTGGCGGGGCGTGTTCGTGGTCCTCACGCTCGTCGGCATCGCGCTCACCGCGCTCGTGTGGGTGCGGCTGCCCGAGACGCTCGAGCCGGCCGGCCGGCACGGGGGCGGGGGAGTGGGCGCCGCCCTGCGCTCCATGGGGACCCTGCTCGCCGACCGCGTCTTCACCGGCTACACCATCGCGGGCGGTTTCGCCTTCGCCGCGCTGTTCGCGTACGTCTCCGCGTCCCCGTTCGTGATCCAGGAGATCTACGGCGCCTCCCCCCAGACCTTCAGCCTGCTGTTCGGCCTCAATTCGGTCGGCCTTGTCGTCGCCGGACAGGTCAACGGCAAGATCCTGGTCGGTCGCGTCAGCCTCGACAAGGTCCTGGCGGTCGGCCTCACGGTCGTCACCCTCGCCGCGACCGCGCTGCTGCTGATGGCGACGGGCGCCCTCGGCGAGGTCGGCCTGGCACCGGTCGCCGCCGCCCTGTTCGTGCTGATGTCCGCGATGGGCATCACCCTGCCGAACACGCAGGCACTCGCCTTGATGCGCACCCGCCACCACGCCGGTTCCGCGTCCGCGCTCCTCGGCACCACCTCGTTCCTCATCGGCGCGGTCGCCTCGCCGCTCGTCGGGGTCGCCGGCGAGGACACCGCCGTCCCGATGGCCGTCGTCCAACTGGCGGCCGCACTGGTGGCGGTCGCCTGCTTCGTGGCACTGTGCCGTCCCTGGACCGCACGCGCGGGCGCGGAGGGCGGGGGCACCCCCAGCTCGAGCGCAGCCGAGAACGTGGGGGAGGAGAACTGA